From Nguyenibacter vanlangensis, one genomic window encodes:
- a CDS encoding FAD-dependent monooxygenase: protein MPGLHDALYDVVIAGAGPVGLFLACELRLAGSSVLILEASATPDGVVKRLPFGMRGLSVPTLDALHRRGLLDELTETLRKKMQAEAPTHFAGNPQRKLAGHFAGIPFYNGDIDTAKWPYRLPGSSALGMMGETEALETVLSTRAVALGVAIRRGTRLETIDQSEDHVIVHTRGGAFRGRWLVGCDGGRSSVRKLAGFGFVGTEPEFTGYTIGARLVDPQALQPGRHYTPTGMYTYSPAGIVTMVDFDGGASHRSADIGPDHLEAVLRRISGTNVALADITLVTTWTDRAYQATTYRQGRVLLAGDAAHIHSPLGGQGLNLGIGDAMNLGWKLAATIRGDAPLGLLDSYAGERHPVGAQVLDWSRAQVAIMRPSPSARAIEAIMRDLIATRDGATYFAGRVSGVSLGYDLGGAHPLIGTSVPEFRLMDGTTVGERLRTGTGLLLDFEARPSLAAMADRWRSRLSYIGCNAADRLGISALLVRPDGIVAWINEGEADEAGLTLAASRWFGDAPASPHGMARRPVPQQ from the coding sequence ATGCCTGGTCTTCACGATGCGCTTTACGATGTCGTCATCGCCGGCGCTGGCCCGGTCGGCCTGTTTCTGGCCTGTGAGCTGCGGCTTGCCGGGTCGTCGGTGCTGATACTGGAGGCTTCGGCGACACCCGATGGGGTCGTAAAACGACTGCCGTTCGGAATGCGCGGCCTGTCCGTGCCTACGCTGGACGCCCTTCATCGTCGCGGACTACTCGACGAACTTACCGAGACGCTGCGCAAGAAGATGCAGGCGGAAGCGCCGACGCACTTCGCTGGTAATCCGCAACGCAAGCTGGCGGGGCATTTCGCCGGGATCCCATTCTATAATGGCGATATCGACACGGCGAAATGGCCCTATCGCCTGCCCGGTTCTTCCGCCCTCGGCATGATGGGAGAAACGGAAGCGCTGGAAACCGTTCTGTCTACACGCGCCGTCGCACTCGGCGTCGCGATCCGCCGTGGGACGAGACTCGAGACGATCGATCAGAGCGAGGATCATGTAATCGTCCATACGCGCGGCGGGGCGTTCCGGGGACGCTGGCTCGTCGGATGCGATGGCGGCCGCAGCTCTGTCCGCAAGCTGGCAGGCTTCGGTTTCGTCGGAACAGAGCCCGAGTTCACCGGCTATACGATCGGCGCCCGGCTCGTTGATCCCCAGGCACTTCAGCCGGGTAGGCATTACACGCCAACGGGTATGTACACGTATTCGCCGGCCGGCATCGTCACGATGGTGGATTTCGACGGCGGTGCATCCCACCGGTCGGCGGACATCGGGCCGGATCATTTGGAAGCGGTGTTGCGTCGCATCTCCGGCACCAACGTCGCGCTGGCGGACATTACCCTCGTGACCACTTGGACCGACCGCGCATATCAGGCGACAACCTATCGCCAGGGTCGTGTCCTGCTCGCAGGCGATGCCGCGCATATCCACTCACCATTGGGCGGCCAGGGCCTCAACCTGGGCATTGGCGATGCGATGAACCTCGGGTGGAAGCTCGCGGCCACGATCCGTGGCGACGCGCCCTTAGGACTTCTCGACAGCTACGCCGGCGAACGCCACCCGGTCGGAGCGCAGGTCCTCGACTGGTCACGCGCGCAAGTGGCGATCATGCGGCCATCCCCGAGCGCGCGCGCGATCGAAGCCATCATGCGCGACCTGATCGCAACGCGCGACGGCGCGACTTACTTCGCGGGGCGGGTGTCAGGCGTGTCGCTCGGATATGACCTCGGCGGCGCCCATCCCCTGATCGGCACCAGTGTCCCGGAGTTCAGGCTGATGGATGGGACGACCGTCGGCGAGCGTCTGCGTACCGGCACGGGACTGCTCCTCGATTTCGAGGCCCGGCCATCACTTGCCGCCATGGCCGATCGTTGGCGGAGCCGCTTATCCTATATCGGATGCAATGCCGCCGATCGGCTGGGAATCAGCGCCTTGCTTGTCCGGCCCGATGGCATCGTCGCCTGGATCAACGAAGGCGAAGCCGACGAAGCCGGACTAACGCTGGCGGCTTCTCGGTGGTTCGGCGACGCGCCGGCCAGCCCGCACGGCATGGCCAGGAGGCCGGTCCCACAGCAATGA
- the istB gene encoding IS21-like element helper ATPase IstB, whose amino-acid sequence MAGVDHAALVGMLDRLKLTAIRDQLDTLLDEAARSDMTLREALAFLVGREIARRDERRIAMASKMAQFPFVRELDGFEFDAQPSLDPRQVRDLAECRWVAHGDTILLLGPPGTGKTHLAVALGREAIRRNYSVQFVTAATLVAMLAKAHADGALDKQLALLSRPKLLIIDELGYLPFEANAAHLFFQLVSRRYERGSILLTSNRSVGEWGEVFGDPVVATAILDRLLHHSTVITIRGDSYRLREKRRSGLLQKAGASIREAETTTS is encoded by the coding sequence ATGGCGGGCGTGGACCATGCGGCATTGGTCGGGATGCTGGACCGGCTCAAGCTGACGGCGATCCGCGACCAGCTGGACACGCTGCTCGACGAGGCGGCGCGCTCGGACATGACGTTACGCGAGGCACTGGCATTCCTGGTCGGGCGCGAGATCGCGCGACGCGACGAGCGCCGCATCGCCATGGCGAGCAAGATGGCGCAGTTCCCGTTCGTGCGGGAACTCGACGGCTTCGAGTTCGACGCCCAGCCGTCCCTCGATCCCCGGCAGGTCCGCGATCTGGCCGAGTGCCGCTGGGTCGCGCACGGCGATACGATCCTGCTGCTGGGGCCGCCGGGAACGGGGAAGACGCATCTGGCCGTGGCGCTCGGGCGCGAGGCGATCCGGCGAAACTACAGCGTGCAGTTCGTCACCGCCGCGACATTGGTCGCCATGCTGGCCAAGGCGCATGCGGACGGCGCGCTGGACAAGCAACTGGCGCTCCTATCGCGACCGAAGCTGCTGATCATCGACGAACTGGGCTATCTGCCGTTCGAAGCCAACGCCGCGCATCTGTTTTTCCAGCTCGTCTCAAGGCGCTACGAGCGCGGCTCGATCCTGCTGACCTCCAATCGCTCGGTCGGAGAATGGGGCGAGGTCTTCGGCGACCCGGTGGTGGCCACCGCCATCCTGGACCGCCTGCTGCACCATTCCACCGTGATCACCATCCGCGGCGACAGCTACCGTCTGCGGGAGAAACGACGCTCCGGCCTTCTGCAGAAGGCCGGAGCGTCCATCAGAGAAGCCGAGACAACCACTTCATGA
- the istA gene encoding IS21 family transposase: MTEEKSMISALSGTMRGTGMLQPEEVAAMMRLHGLGWGAKRLAREFGCSRNTARRYVRAGGAIAYRQPERRSAFDGLDDWLRERFFRHDGNADVIRQELASEHGIVIGLRSVELKVRPWRRELLARKRATVRFETPPGRQLQIDFGETRVWIGDERLRVYLFVATLGYSRRLHIRASLRQGQADWFAGMEGAFLRFGGVPAEILLDNAKALVEHHDATTREVRFNGRLHAFARYWGFAPRACAPYRARTKGKDERGVGYVKKNAVAGRRFANWAMFEAHLDQWTREIADRRVHGTTGVAPSERFAGEAEALRPLGGRAPFGQLRDLVRKVQADCAIDLDTNSYSVPWRLIGESVQIVVLGGRVVVRHAGQVVADHPLCAGRRQRIVDRSHLAGVVGGPAANGPSLAGLPTPLPDLLRPLAEYEAVAGGAW, translated from the coding sequence ATGACGGAAGAAAAGAGCATGATTTCCGCATTGTCTGGAACGATGCGGGGAACGGGGATGCTGCAACCCGAGGAGGTTGCCGCGATGATGCGGCTGCACGGGCTTGGCTGGGGAGCCAAGCGGCTGGCGCGGGAGTTTGGCTGTTCGCGGAACACGGCGCGACGATATGTCCGTGCTGGCGGGGCGATCGCGTATCGGCAGCCTGAGCGGCGGTCGGCGTTCGATGGTCTGGACGATTGGCTTCGGGAGCGGTTCTTCCGGCACGACGGCAATGCCGACGTGATCCGCCAGGAACTGGCGAGCGAGCATGGGATCGTCATTGGGCTTCGCTCGGTCGAGTTGAAGGTCCGGCCGTGGCGGCGGGAGTTATTGGCCCGGAAGCGGGCGACGGTTCGCTTCGAGACGCCGCCTGGGCGGCAGTTGCAGATCGATTTCGGCGAGACGCGGGTGTGGATCGGCGATGAGCGGCTGCGGGTGTATCTGTTCGTGGCGACGCTCGGCTATTCGCGCCGCCTGCATATCCGCGCGTCGCTGAGGCAGGGACAGGCGGACTGGTTCGCGGGCATGGAGGGCGCATTCCTGCGGTTCGGCGGGGTTCCGGCGGAGATCCTGCTCGATAATGCCAAAGCTCTGGTCGAGCATCACGACGCGACGACGCGGGAGGTTCGTTTCAATGGGCGGCTGCACGCCTTTGCGCGGTATTGGGGCTTTGCGCCGCGTGCCTGCGCGCCGTATCGCGCCCGGACCAAGGGCAAGGACGAGCGCGGGGTCGGCTACGTCAAGAAGAACGCGGTCGCGGGACGGCGTTTCGCGAACTGGGCGATGTTCGAGGCGCATCTTGACCAATGGACGCGCGAGATTGCCGACCGGCGCGTGCATGGCACGACGGGCGTTGCACCGTCGGAGCGTTTCGCCGGCGAGGCCGAGGCCCTGCGCCCGCTCGGTGGACGCGCGCCGTTCGGCCAGTTGCGCGATCTGGTGCGCAAGGTTCAGGCCGATTGCGCGATCGACCTGGACACCAACAGCTACTCCGTGCCGTGGCGGCTGATCGGCGAGAGCGTCCAGATTGTGGTGCTGGGCGGACGCGTCGTCGTGCGTCATGCCGGGCAGGTCGTGGCGGATCATCCGCTTTGCGCGGGACGCCGGCAGCGGATCGTCGATCGCTCCCATCTCGCCGGCGTGGTCGGCGGACCGGCCGCGAACGGCCCATCACTTGCCGGGCTACCGACCCCGTTGCCCGACCTGCTCCGGCCGCTGGCCGAATATGAGGCTGTCGCGGGAGGGGCCTGGTGA
- a CDS encoding IS5 family transposase (programmed frameshift) — translation MDRLVLTDAQWAKIEPHCLGKLSDPGRSGRDNRLFIEAVLWIVRTGSPWRDLPATFGNWNTAFRRFRDWREADVFKRIFDALSGDPDMEYAMVDATIVKVHRHGQGAKGGPQSQAIGRSKGGITTKILALTDALGNLVRFKLLPGNRYDTIGVAPLIDGINFEALLGDKAFDANWIIEELDQRGAKVVISQRSQRKNPRAIDEEIYKWRHLIENFFCKLKEFKRIAMRACKTDRSFEAMIYLAAGVINSR, via the exons ATGGATCGCTTAGTACTGACCGATGCCCAATGGGCGAAGATAGAACCGCATTGCCTGGGTAAGCTGTCTGATCCCGGACGCAGTGGCCGCGACAACCGGCTATTCATTGAGGCGGTTCTTTGGATTGTCCGAACAGGCAGCCCATGGCGGGACCTTCCTGCCACATTCGGCAACTGGAATACGGCATTCCGCCGGTTTCGTGATTGGCGCGAAGCCGATGTTTTCAAGCGGATTTTTGATGCCTTGTCGGGAGACCCCGACATGGAATACGCCATGGTTGATGCCACTATCGTCAAGGTCCACCGGCACGGCCAAGGCGCAAAAGGGGGAC CTCAGAGCCAGGCCATTGGTCGTTCCAAAGGCGGGATAACGACCAAGATCCTGGCCCTGACCGATGCCTTGGGCAACCTTGTTCGCTTCAAACTGCTACCGGGGAACCGCTACGACACGATCGGCGTCGCCCCTTTGATCGATGGCATCAACTTCGAAGCCCTGCTGGGCGACAAGGCCTTTGATGCCAACTGGATCATCGAAGAACTCGACCAGCGAGGCGCGAAAGTCGTCATCTCACAACGGTCACAGCGCAAGAACCCGCGCGCCATTGACGAAGAGATATACAAATGGCGTCACCTGATCGAGAACTTCTTCTGCAAACTCAAGGAGTTCAAGCGCATCGCCATGCGAGCCTGCAAAACCGACCGGAGCTTCGAGGCGATGATATATCTCGCCGCAGGTGTCATCAACTCACGCTAA
- a CDS encoding alpha/beta hydrolase: MIHGTLPEAPAGFAHRFTTVSGLRFHFVEGGVQSGRTIVLVAGFPESWYAWRKVMPALARDFRVVAVDLPGQGDSDRPLDGYDTATVARRLHDFVAQLGLERYCLAAHDVGAWVAFPYALMFGREIEALTLMDAGIPGITLPDMLPSSSDKSWKTWHFGFHAVPDLPEILLEGRERPYLEWFFWNKTANPACYGQQEIDEYLRIFSAPGGMRAGLAFYRAAARSAEQNRALAAERQLEMPVLGLSADQGSIPDIAAMISPFGRDVRGETIRNCGHFQPEEQPEAVADALARFFGAI; this comes from the coding sequence ATGATCCACGGCACCCTGCCGGAAGCACCGGCCGGCTTCGCCCACCGTTTCACGACCGTGAGCGGGTTGCGTTTCCACTTTGTCGAGGGCGGCGTCCAATCCGGGCGCACGATCGTGCTCGTCGCCGGATTCCCCGAGAGCTGGTACGCATGGCGCAAGGTCATGCCCGCTCTGGCTCGGGATTTCCGCGTCGTGGCAGTCGATTTACCGGGCCAGGGTGACAGCGACCGCCCTCTCGATGGCTACGACACTGCGACCGTCGCACGGCGCCTGCATGATTTCGTCGCGCAGCTCGGGCTCGAACGATATTGCCTGGCCGCGCATGATGTCGGCGCCTGGGTCGCCTTTCCCTACGCGCTGATGTTCGGCCGGGAGATCGAGGCGCTGACCCTGATGGATGCCGGGATTCCAGGCATCACGTTGCCCGACATGCTGCCCTCATCCTCCGATAAATCCTGGAAAACCTGGCATTTCGGCTTCCACGCGGTCCCGGATTTGCCGGAAATCCTGCTCGAAGGACGCGAACGGCCATATCTCGAATGGTTCTTCTGGAACAAAACAGCCAACCCGGCCTGTTACGGGCAACAGGAGATCGACGAATATCTGCGCATCTTCTCCGCACCTGGCGGTATGCGCGCCGGGCTCGCCTTCTACCGCGCTGCGGCACGTTCGGCTGAACAGAACCGGGCGCTGGCGGCCGAGCGCCAGCTCGAAATGCCGGTGCTCGGGCTGAGCGCCGATCAAGGCTCGATTCCCGACATCGCGGCCATGATCAGTCCGTTCGGCCGGGACGTCCGCGGGGAGACGATCAGGAATTGCGGCCATTTCCAGCCCGAGGAACAGCCAGAAGCCGTGGCGGACGCATTGGCTCGCTTTTTCGGTGCGATCTGA
- a CDS encoding CC0125/CC1285 family lipoprotein: MPVPLMTVRQIAAISGLIIATACTHPTPYQPATKAGEGYTTQQIETNRFRISFRGNAETSRQTVDTYMLYRCAEVTLENGYDYFVIVNKAVDKNTAYESYGDNLAWGWRGGWGWRHGRGGVGPWGGSGTSYSQPINSYDAIADIVLYHGTKPLNDLYAYDAREVMHEIGPTVIHIEPAPGAPTSPAPS, from the coding sequence ATGCCCGTTCCCCTTATGACGGTTCGCCAGATCGCCGCGATCTCCGGACTGATCATTGCAACAGCCTGCACTCACCCAACACCGTACCAGCCGGCAACGAAGGCTGGAGAGGGATATACGACGCAACAGATCGAGACAAATCGCTTCAGAATATCCTTCCGGGGCAATGCGGAGACATCACGCCAGACTGTCGATACATATATGTTGTATCGGTGCGCGGAGGTGACTCTGGAAAATGGCTATGATTATTTTGTCATTGTAAACAAGGCCGTCGACAAGAATACAGCCTATGAGAGCTATGGCGACAATCTGGCCTGGGGTTGGCGCGGCGGCTGGGGGTGGCGCCATGGAAGGGGCGGCGTTGGTCCGTGGGGCGGCTCCGGAACAAGCTATTCCCAACCCATCAACAGCTATGATGCGATAGCCGATATCGTCCTCTATCACGGAACCAAGCCGCTCAACGACCTCTATGCCTATGACGCGCGTGAGGTCATGCACGAGATCGGACCGACCGTCATCCACATCGAACCCGCACCGGGCGCTCCAACCTCCCCGGCTCCTTCGTGA
- a CDS encoding radical SAM protein, which yields MMLAPKIPAICDLSVTNVCNAACDFCGFSRNNTLIGPRRYVDAEDFARALPILHRRGIRYVTFQGGEPLVHPDIVRLVSDTAASGIRATLITNGWFLPRYVDALVAAGLTNLIVSIDSAEFDVHEKNRGLDGLAARIAEGIARARSLGLRVQASVTVSRLVHYDKLPETLKRLGFDAVEFSYPRREPFGSTSLVFGGESKLVDFNRAELLDALAAIAKLKKHFPVMNSQASLEEVARFVRGEPQRVPCVGGYKYFYLDWNLDIWRCEAWSHPMGSVFDLDGIPDQREPCNACMMACYRNASMLMHAGVAALDAAHALEAGHVRSAIATLFRREVAQSLGSIMEEMPHIRRLAARKRRAIAGRVEAQPGLRRGRRGRVTRPPAAAIGGPPHAP from the coding sequence ATGATGCTGGCTCCTAAGATCCCCGCAATCTGCGACCTTTCAGTAACGAATGTCTGCAACGCAGCTTGCGACTTCTGCGGTTTTTCGCGGAACAACACGCTGATCGGCCCCAGACGATACGTTGATGCGGAAGACTTCGCACGCGCGCTGCCGATCTTGCACCGACGGGGCATACGGTACGTAACATTCCAGGGTGGCGAGCCTCTTGTGCATCCGGACATCGTTCGCCTCGTATCGGATACGGCCGCATCCGGCATTCGGGCAACTCTCATCACGAATGGTTGGTTTTTGCCTCGATATGTCGACGCCCTGGTTGCGGCTGGACTCACGAATCTGATCGTCTCGATCGACAGCGCCGAGTTTGATGTACATGAGAAAAACCGAGGTCTGGACGGACTTGCCGCGCGTATCGCAGAGGGCATCGCGCGGGCGCGATCTCTTGGCCTGCGGGTCCAGGCCTCTGTTACGGTCAGCCGGCTCGTTCATTACGACAAACTCCCCGAAACCCTGAAGCGGCTCGGGTTCGACGCGGTCGAATTTTCGTATCCGCGTCGCGAGCCATTTGGCTCAACATCCCTGGTGTTTGGCGGGGAATCGAAACTGGTCGACTTCAACCGCGCTGAACTGCTCGATGCCCTTGCGGCAATCGCCAAATTGAAGAAGCATTTCCCGGTTATGAACTCTCAAGCATCGCTCGAAGAAGTCGCACGTTTTGTACGTGGCGAGCCGCAGCGAGTACCCTGTGTCGGCGGCTACAAGTATTTCTACCTCGATTGGAACCTCGACATCTGGCGTTGCGAGGCGTGGAGCCACCCGATGGGCTCAGTCTTCGACCTCGACGGAATTCCGGATCAGCGCGAGCCATGCAATGCTTGTATGATGGCGTGCTACCGGAATGCGAGCATGTTGATGCACGCCGGGGTCGCCGCGTTGGATGCGGCCCATGCTTTGGAGGCGGGTCACGTCCGATCCGCCATAGCAACCCTCTTCCGACGCGAAGTCGCGCAATCCCTCGGATCGATTATGGAGGAAATGCCGCACATACGTCGCTTGGCGGCACGCAAACGCAGAGCAATTGCCGGTCGCGTTGAGGCCCAACCGGGGCTGCGGCGGGGCCGGAGAGGCCGGGTGACGCGGCCCCCCGCCGCAGCCATCGGAGGACCTCCTCACGCCCCGTGA
- the mobC gene encoding plasmid mobilization relaxosome protein MobC has translation MASTARLHSFRIRASRADLDRWAAAAEAAGLPRTSWLRALAADASAGTRHPAALADELRLLRRELFACGNNLNQIAHRLNSGDHADPAPALEAFEVAAKTATDFLNDAHAPLRVGGTRRKKAAKAGRAAG, from the coding sequence ATGGCCAGCACCGCTCGACTTCACTCATTCCGCATCCGCGCTTCGAGGGCCGACCTCGACCGATGGGCCGCAGCCGCAGAGGCCGCCGGACTTCCTCGCACTTCATGGCTCCGCGCCCTGGCCGCCGACGCCTCGGCTGGCACCAGACACCCGGCCGCGCTTGCTGATGAACTCCGCCTTCTGCGCCGGGAGTTATTCGCATGCGGCAATAACCTCAACCAAATCGCGCATCGCCTCAATTCAGGTGACCATGCCGACCCAGCCCCAGCCCTTGAAGCGTTCGAGGTGGCGGCAAAAACCGCGACCGACTTCCTGAATGATGCCCATGCTCCCCTTCGGGTGGGCGGCACCCGCAGGAAGAAGGCGGCTAAGGCCGGGAGGGCGGCGGGGTGA
- a CDS encoding recombinase family protein — protein MIYGYARVSTTDQSTEIQEKALRDAGAELVRSERVSATSRAGRTELETLLAFMRAGDILLVTRIDRLARSVHDLTSIVAELEKKGSFLRATEQPVDTSSPAGRAFLQMMGVFAELETAIRAERQAEGIAKAKRAGKYKGRPADMPMVERVFNLKAQGLGATEIARAAGITRAHVYRVLARQGGLLAA, from the coding sequence ATGATTTACGGATACGCGAGAGTTAGCACGACCGACCAGTCAACCGAAATCCAGGAGAAGGCGTTGCGTGATGCCGGGGCGGAACTGGTCCGCTCCGAGCGGGTGTCGGCGACAAGCCGGGCGGGCCGGACGGAACTTGAGACCCTTCTCGCGTTCATGCGTGCCGGTGACATCTTGCTAGTGACCCGCATTGACCGTCTCGCGCGCTCCGTTCATGACCTGACCAGCATTGTTGCAGAACTGGAGAAGAAGGGCAGCTTTCTACGGGCTACGGAGCAGCCGGTAGATACGTCCAGCCCTGCGGGCCGAGCGTTCTTGCAGATGATGGGTGTCTTTGCCGAACTCGAAACAGCCATCCGTGCGGAGCGGCAGGCCGAAGGAATCGCGAAGGCAAAAAGGGCTGGAAAATACAAAGGCCGACCGGCTGACATGCCGATGGTTGAGCGTGTCTTCAATCTCAAAGCGCAGGGTCTGGGCGCGACGGAAATCGCGAGGGCCGCTGGCATCACCAGGGCGCACGTATACCGTGTCCTCGCCCGGCAGGGGGGCCTTCTTGCCGCCTAA
- a CDS encoding DUF6538 domain-containing protein has protein sequence MATPYMQRRRSVWHLKIRVPADLRPLLKQHVVRSLKTSDKVIAQARAIEAASAMNGIFMDIRRQALEIIAGVKDDKRPLAELRQFLQDHADELAAQPKEFTEQFIRALRGVRDLEAGRNRQDQSWHDHQSNIIEAIKAARLQGEVEGMARAIREGAGARVAPSIAEIRAIEPEQEGRADPWPDLIPEFYRDRPDFAPKTLIGYGTTFRHLEEVIGRKPVREIAKGDIKNFADFLRDKPSTRSKTGTLKRNTILRQVTEAKVFLRWACDCGYLEDRGFDDVKIRGATQAEKRQLPEEIRRAFTPDELQTLFQSPLFTGYKSPTKRATPGPMMARGTDAWFLIIMAHTGARIAEIATAPAVLKYLDDVPCLDLIDAGSKTRNARRLVPIIPGLRKLGFIEYAQRQAKAGRLLMDDGREKRSPDAWSKRLNRYLDDIGLTDDALVTYSLRHSFRQMLRAANLNHEVVNRVFGHETGEVGAGYGKQLSSQEARQVVSKVRFPIPLDHLDRR, from the coding sequence ATGGCGACGCCTTACATGCAGCGCAGACGGTCGGTCTGGCACTTGAAAATTCGGGTTCCGGCCGACCTGCGCCCGCTGCTGAAGCAGCACGTTGTCCGGTCACTGAAGACGTCCGATAAAGTCATTGCGCAGGCCCGCGCCATAGAGGCGGCCTCGGCAATGAACGGGATATTCATGGACATCAGGCGGCAGGCCCTGGAAATCATTGCGGGCGTGAAGGACGACAAGCGACCACTGGCAGAACTCCGCCAGTTCTTGCAGGACCACGCGGACGAACTGGCCGCCCAGCCGAAAGAGTTTACGGAGCAATTTATTCGTGCGCTCCGAGGTGTCCGCGACCTTGAGGCCGGGCGGAACCGCCAGGACCAGTCGTGGCACGACCACCAGTCCAATATCATTGAAGCCATCAAAGCGGCGCGCCTTCAGGGTGAGGTCGAGGGGATGGCGCGTGCCATCAGGGAGGGGGCCGGTGCCAGGGTCGCGCCGTCCATCGCTGAAATCCGGGCTATTGAGCCGGAACAGGAGGGTCGGGCAGACCCATGGCCGGACCTCATTCCAGAGTTCTACCGGGACCGCCCTGACTTCGCGCCAAAAACCCTCATCGGGTATGGCACTACCTTCCGGCACCTTGAAGAAGTCATAGGGCGGAAGCCTGTCCGGGAAATCGCGAAGGGAGACATTAAGAATTTTGCGGATTTCCTGCGCGACAAGCCGTCCACCCGCTCCAAGACCGGCACTCTCAAACGGAATACAATCCTTCGTCAGGTCACGGAAGCCAAGGTGTTCCTCCGGTGGGCATGTGACTGCGGATACCTGGAAGACCGGGGCTTTGATGATGTGAAAATCCGGGGAGCGACACAGGCCGAGAAGCGCCAGCTACCGGAGGAAATCCGGCGGGCTTTCACGCCTGATGAGTTGCAGACCCTTTTTCAGAGCCCCCTCTTCACCGGATACAAGAGCCCCACCAAACGGGCCACGCCTGGACCTATGATGGCCAGGGGGACAGATGCATGGTTCCTAATCATCATGGCCCATACTGGCGCACGCATTGCTGAAATCGCGACGGCACCGGCAGTTCTGAAATATCTTGATGACGTCCCTTGCCTCGACCTTATCGACGCAGGGTCGAAGACGAGGAACGCCCGCCGCCTGGTCCCGATTATCCCTGGGCTTCGCAAGCTGGGCTTCATTGAATATGCCCAGCGCCAGGCAAAGGCCGGGAGGCTGTTGATGGATGATGGCCGGGAGAAGCGGTCCCCGGATGCATGGTCCAAGAGACTGAATCGTTATCTTGACGATATCGGCCTCACAGACGACGCCCTAGTGACATATTCCCTTCGGCACTCATTTAGGCAGATGCTCCGCGCGGCCAACCTGAACCATGAAGTAGTCAACAGGGTCTTCGGCCACGAAACCGGAGAGGTCGGCGCTGGATACGGCAAGCAATTGTCATCTCAAGAGGCGCGGCAAGTAGTGAGCAAGGTCAGGTTCCCCATTCCGCTTGACCACCTCGACCGGCGCTGA